Proteins encoded by one window of candidate division KSB1 bacterium:
- a CDS encoding biopolymer transporter ExbD, whose translation MQFRDVSRTLSGGRSRARRQIFINITSLIDVIFMLLIFFAVSSTFLEQPGMKLELPTAKSADIAQVKSYILFLGEDGSMRLNEKPVTFAELPQTLQNALPQMAEQSLTLFADKNVRHGDVIKVMDVARQIGVKKLVVATTPEEK comes from the coding sequence ATGCAATTTCGTGACGTCTCACGAACCCTCTCCGGCGGCCGCAGCCGCGCGCGCCGGCAGATTTTCATCAACATCACCTCGCTGATCGACGTGATTTTCATGCTGCTGATCTTTTTCGCGGTCAGTTCGACGTTTCTCGAACAGCCCGGCATGAAACTCGAGTTGCCGACGGCGAAAAGCGCCGACATCGCGCAGGTGAAATCATACATTCTCTTTCTGGGCGAAGACGGCAGCATGCGTCTCAACGAAAAGCCCGTGACGTTTGCCGAGTTGCCGCAGACCCTGCAAAATGCGCTGCCGCAAATGGCCGAGCAAAGCCTCACTTTATTTGCCGACAAAAACGTCCGCCACGGCGACGTCATCAAAGTGATGGATGTCGCGCGGCAGATCGGCGTGAAAAAATTGGTGGTGGCCACAACACCGGAAGAGAAATGA
- a CDS encoding NUDIX hydrolase, whose protein sequence is MPDTASPRWLEWAREIQALSQSGLTFTQNEYEIERYRRLSEIAAEIVATHTETPKALWQKNFLAQLGYATPKIDVRGAVIRDGKILLVQERTDERWCMPGGWADVGEKPSEMVVREVWEESGFQVAPKKVIGVYDANRTGRPLEFYHAYKIVFLCDITGGEARPSNETLAADFFSFNNLPPLSSNRTSEKHLADVLAHVRHPDRPAAFD, encoded by the coding sequence ATGCCCGACACTGCATCGCCCCGCTGGCTCGAATGGGCTCGCGAAATTCAAGCCTTGAGCCAAAGCGGCCTCACGTTCACGCAAAACGAATACGAAATCGAACGCTATCGGCGATTATCCGAGATTGCGGCTGAAATCGTCGCAACTCACACCGAGACGCCGAAAGCGCTGTGGCAAAAAAATTTTCTCGCGCAGTTGGGTTATGCCACACCGAAAATCGATGTGCGCGGCGCGGTGATTCGTGACGGAAAAATTCTGCTGGTGCAGGAACGCACGGACGAGCGTTGGTGCATGCCCGGCGGCTGGGCCGATGTCGGAGAAAAGCCTTCTGAAATGGTTGTGCGCGAGGTGTGGGAGGAAAGCGGCTTTCAAGTTGCGCCGAAAAAAGTCATCGGCGTCTACGACGCCAATCGCACCGGCCGGCCGCTGGAATTTTATCACGCCTACAAAATCGTCTTTCTCTGCGACATCACCGGTGGCGAAGCGCGCCCGAGCAACGAAACGCTTGCGGCCGATTTTTTCAGCTTTAACAATTTGCCGCCGCTGTCGTCGAATCGTACCAGTGAGAAACATTTGGCCGACGTGTTGGCGCATGTGCGACATCCTGATCGGCCAGCGGCATTTGATTGA